One Blattabacterium cuenoti DNA window includes the following coding sequences:
- the trpB gene encoding tryptophan synthase subunit beta, translating to MKYLVNENGYYDEFGGSFIPEMLYNNIEELQCKYKEITTNHEFKKSYKYILHNYVGRPSPLFFCEKYSNKYGAKVYLKREDLNHTGSHKINNTIGQTLLAKKLGKKKIIAETGAGQHGVATATTCALMNLECVIFMGKIDMARQLSNVLRMRSLGAKIFPVSSGEKTLKDAVNEAIRYWINNPESYYLIGSTVGPHPYPQMVADFQSIISEEIKIQLKEKEGCSFPNYVIACIGGGSNSAGAFYHFLDHKSVNLIAVEAAGLGINTKKTAASIACGTKGILHGSMTIVLQDKDGQVLPAHSISAGLDYPGIGPMHANLFVKKRVNFLHSTDEEALQSGYELIQLEGIIPALESAHALSALKKIPFKKNDIVVINLSGRGDKDINIYDNFFSKSKKNEQ from the coding sequence ATGAAATATTTAGTTAATGAAAATGGGTATTATGATGAATTTGGAGGATCTTTTATTCCTGAAATGTTATATAATAATATAGAAGAGTTGCAGTGCAAATATAAAGAGATTACTACAAATCATGAATTTAAAAAATCATATAAATATATCTTACATAATTATGTCGGGAGACCGAGTCCTTTATTTTTTTGTGAAAAATATTCCAATAAATATGGAGCAAAAGTTTATTTAAAAAGAGAAGATCTAAATCATACCGGATCGCATAAAATCAATAATACCATTGGTCAAACACTATTAGCCAAAAAATTAGGTAAAAAAAAAATTATTGCTGAAACAGGAGCTGGACAACATGGAGTAGCTACTGCTACTACTTGTGCCTTAATGAATTTAGAATGTGTTATTTTTATGGGAAAAATTGATATGGCCCGTCAATTGTCTAATGTTCTTAGAATGAGGTCACTTGGAGCAAAAATTTTTCCAGTATCTAGTGGGGAAAAAACACTTAAAGATGCAGTAAACGAAGCGATTCGTTATTGGATTAATAATCCAGAAAGTTATTATTTGATAGGATCTACTGTAGGCCCCCATCCATATCCTCAAATGGTTGCGGATTTTCAATCCATTATCAGTGAAGAAATAAAAATACAATTAAAAGAAAAAGAAGGTTGTTCTTTTCCCAATTATGTAATTGCCTGTATAGGAGGTGGAAGTAATTCTGCGGGAGCTTTTTATCATTTTTTAGATCACAAATCTGTGAATTTGATAGCAGTTGAAGCTGCAGGATTGGGGATAAATACAAAAAAAACAGCTGCGTCAATAGCTTGTGGGACTAAAGGAATATTGCATGGAAGTATGACCATTGTTTTACAAGATAAAGACGGACAAGTTCTTCCTGCACATTCTATATCTGCTGGATTAGATTACCCAGGAATAGGCCCTATGCATGCTAATCTTTTTGTAAAAAAACGTGTGAATTTTTTACATTCTACTGATGAAGAAGCTTTACAATCAGGATATGAACTAATTCAACTAGAAGGAATTATACCGGCTTTAGAAAGTGCTCATGCTCTATCTGCATTAAAAAAAATTCCATTTAAAAAAAATGATATTGTAGTTATCAATTTATCTGGAAGAGGTGATAAAGATATTAACATTTACGATAATTTTTTTTCCAAATCTAAGAAAAATGAACAATAG
- the serC gene encoding 3-phosphoserine/phosphohydroxythreonine transaminase, producing MKIHNFNAGPSILPKQVIERSAQSVISFNKSGLSVLEISHRSKYFTEIMEQTTELVKRIMNLNDDYSILFLQGGATLQFTMVPYNLMNQKSAYLDTGIWANNALKEAKKFGEVNILFSGKKNDYTYISENYKIPNEVDYFHCTSNNTIVGTQMKKFPKTSIPIVCDMSSDIFSRKLNFGQFSLIYASAQKNISSAGMTIVIVKKEILGKVKRNIPSYLDYMIHIKNDRILNTPNVFSIYTSMLTLEWIEKKGGLSILEKENEYKAQLLYDEIDKNNLFENKIHKKDRSNMNVTFFLKKKNLEKEFNKMWEKEKIVGLNGHRTLGGYRASIYNALSLESVRFLIHIMKEFEKKFS from the coding sequence ATGAAAATACATAATTTTAATGCAGGCCCTTCTATTTTACCTAAACAAGTAATTGAAAGATCCGCTCAATCTGTAATTTCTTTTAATAAAAGTGGATTATCAGTACTTGAAATTTCTCATAGAAGTAAGTATTTTACGGAAATAATGGAACAAACAACAGAATTAGTCAAAAGAATTATGAATTTAAACGATGACTATTCTATTTTGTTCCTTCAAGGAGGAGCAACCTTGCAATTTACAATGGTTCCGTATAATTTAATGAATCAAAAATCAGCTTATTTAGATACAGGGATATGGGCAAATAATGCTCTCAAAGAGGCTAAAAAATTTGGGGAAGTAAATATTCTTTTTTCTGGAAAAAAAAATGACTATACATATATATCTGAAAATTATAAAATTCCAAATGAAGTAGATTATTTTCATTGTACTTCTAATAATACAATAGTCGGAACACAAATGAAAAAATTTCCTAAAACTTCTATTCCAATAGTTTGCGATATGTCTTCAGATATATTTAGTAGAAAATTAAATTTTGGACAATTTAGTTTGATTTATGCTTCTGCACAAAAAAATATAAGTTCTGCAGGAATGACTATCGTCATAGTGAAAAAAGAAATTTTAGGAAAAGTTAAAAGAAATATTCCTTCTTACTTAGATTATATGATTCATATCAAAAATGATCGTATTTTAAATACTCCAAATGTGTTTTCTATTTATACATCTATGTTGACATTAGAATGGATAGAAAAAAAAGGAGGGCTTTCTATTTTGGAAAAAGAAAATGAATATAAGGCTCAATTGTTATATGATGAAATCGATAAAAATAATCTATTTGAAAATAAAATTCATAAAAAAGATCGTTCGAATATGAACGTAACTTTTTTTTTAAAGAAAAAAAATCTAGAAAAAGAATTCAATAAAATGTGGGAAAAAGAAAAAATTGTAGGATTAAATGGTCATAGAACCTTAGGAGGATATCGCGCTAGTATCTATAATGCTCTTTCATTAGAGAGTGTTCGTTTTTTAATACATATCATGAAAGAATTTGAAAAAAAATTCTCATAA
- a CDS encoding putative porin → MKIVIFPFLFFLFFFIVGISKGIPPIPITVDDSKKEVTELYYNPTFQDYQFWTEKSKQKKILDNSSLSIEKYYSHNFFRKDNFGFFFSNRRNNLFIPHNVKLMQFTPSKSLNNDELFCNQQIHFFNNVFFSPEEIRYFDVKTPTTEILYVKNSFQERGVGVLFTQSPNETTNYSVEYRNFHFGEPPNFSEKKLLLTTFIYQNKELKKKLWGHYLYQDFDDEKKSFIPFWNTTTDNKNFDFEKKNFFHKRIYISGSQKIFPFLSWIEKNKNQSLFFKNNIEYTQYVKDHLFFKEVFKNNITHHSHFKNECSLILKKEEKSNVEIGFIYDKIRDQIFSKDLYNNNYNGIAKKKDTSVNKISINTKVNYFINKVFEFYSNGKWMIEDHNQNFLQTNVQLNTLLFSKFNFLTFLKFTKKNNIFSDFFNFSLIQKNGGCNNNYHNNTKNEFYTKSIGFFFFPKEKENLDIFFKVSKINFDSKEKIPNLLDWKYINSCELKIRTIHDIWKFQFNNVFLYQKYNSDQFIFSIPNFLFRNTISYKDHYFNQSLFIQTGLSIHYFSKFDYKYFSYPSDFFSESENECSPYYSSKKGIKRFPFIDYFFNFKVFRIQIYTRIQNIQNIIFHQSKKEEKENLSIKIGLLWNLFT, encoded by the coding sequence ATGAAAATAGTCATATTTCCTTTTTTATTCTTTCTGTTTTTTTTTATTGTAGGGATAAGTAAAGGAATCCCCCCCATCCCCATAACAGTGGATGATTCAAAAAAAGAAGTAACAGAACTTTATTATAATCCTACTTTTCAAGATTATCAATTTTGGACAGAAAAGAGTAAGCAAAAAAAAATTTTAGATAACTCATCTCTTTCTATAGAAAAATATTATTCTCATAATTTTTTTAGAAAAGATAATTTTGGTTTTTTTTTTTCGAATAGGAGAAATAATTTATTTATTCCACATAATGTAAAATTAATGCAATTTACTCCTTCTAAATCATTGAATAATGATGAATTATTTTGCAATCAACAAATACATTTTTTTAATAATGTTTTTTTTTCTCCTGAAGAGATTAGATATTTTGATGTAAAAACACCTACTACAGAAATTCTCTATGTAAAAAATTCTTTTCAAGAAAGAGGCGTTGGAGTTCTTTTTACTCAAAGTCCTAATGAAACAACTAATTATTCTGTAGAATATAGAAATTTTCATTTTGGGGAACCTCCTAATTTTTCTGAAAAAAAGTTATTGTTAACAACATTTATTTATCAAAACAAGGAATTGAAAAAAAAATTATGGGGGCATTATTTATATCAAGATTTTGATGATGAAAAAAAAAGTTTTATTCCCTTTTGGAATACTACGACGGATAATAAAAATTTTGATTTTGAGAAGAAAAATTTTTTTCATAAAAGGATTTACATAAGTGGATCTCAAAAAATTTTTCCTTTTTTGTCATGGATAGAAAAAAATAAAAATCAATCTCTTTTTTTTAAAAACAATATAGAATACACACAATATGTTAAAGATCATCTTTTTTTTAAAGAAGTATTTAAAAATAATATAACTCATCATTCTCATTTTAAGAATGAATGTTCTTTAATTTTAAAAAAAGAAGAAAAATCAAATGTAGAAATAGGATTCATCTATGATAAAATTCGTGATCAAATTTTTTCAAAAGATTTATACAACAACAATTACAATGGAATTGCTAAAAAAAAAGATACAAGTGTAAATAAAATTTCTATTAACACAAAAGTTAATTATTTTATAAATAAAGTTTTTGAATTTTATTCAAATGGAAAATGGATGATAGAAGATCATAATCAGAATTTTTTACAAACAAACGTTCAATTAAATACATTGTTATTTTCAAAATTCAATTTTTTAACTTTTTTAAAGTTCACAAAAAAAAATAATATTTTTTCTGATTTTTTTAATTTTTCTCTCATTCAAAAAAATGGGGGGTGTAATAACAATTACCACAACAATACAAAGAATGAATTTTATACCAAGTCTATTGGTTTTTTTTTCTTTCCAAAAGAGAAAGAAAATTTAGATATTTTTTTTAAAGTGTCTAAAATAAATTTTGATAGTAAGGAAAAAATCCCCAATTTATTGGATTGGAAATATATCAATTCATGTGAATTGAAAATCAGGACAATCCATGATATATGGAAATTTCAATTCAATAATGTATTTTTATATCAAAAGTATAATTCAGATCAATTCATTTTTTCTATTCCAAACTTTTTGTTTAGAAATACTATCTCTTATAAAGATCATTATTTTAATCAATCTTTGTTTATACAAACTGGTTTATCCATTCATTATTTTAGTAAATTTGATTACAAATATTTTTCTTATCCTTCTGATTTTTTTTCAGAGTCAGAGAATGAATGTTCTCCTTATTATTCATCAAAAAAAGGAATTAAAAGATTTCCTTTTATAGATTATTTTTTCAATTTCAAAGTGTTTAGAATTCAGATTTATACAAGAATACAAAATATTCAAAATATTATATTTCATCAAAGTAAAAAAGAAGAAAAAGAAAATTTATCTATTAAAATAGGTCTATTATGGAATCTTTTTACTTGA
- the trpF gene encoding phosphoribosylanthranilate isomerase, translating into MMKLKIKICGVKSEFEQISSLFPDFIGFIFYPHSPRFVGRNFIFPRLKKEILKTGVFVNESQKNILEKSKELDFVQLHGSESPSYCEGLLKKGLKLIKSFNIDNLFSFKKIRDYIGLCSYFLFDSKTTLYGGSGKKFTWNKLYEYQLDTLFFLSGGIEMKDVDRIKNFSHPKMFGLDINSKFEIYPGKKNRSAINDFIKKIREL; encoded by the coding sequence ATGATGAAATTAAAAATAAAAATATGTGGTGTCAAATCAGAATTTGAACAAATTTCTAGTTTATTTCCTGATTTCATAGGTTTTATATTTTATCCTCATTCTCCTAGATTTGTAGGTCGTAATTTCATTTTTCCAAGATTAAAAAAAGAAATATTGAAAACAGGTGTGTTTGTAAACGAATCACAAAAAAATATTTTAGAAAAAAGTAAAGAACTAGATTTTGTTCAATTACATGGATCAGAAAGTCCTTCATATTGTGAAGGTCTTTTAAAAAAAGGATTGAAATTAATAAAATCTTTTAATATTGATAATCTTTTTTCTTTTAAAAAGATTAGAGATTACATTGGGTTATGTTCTTATTTTTTATTTGATAGCAAAACTACACTTTATGGAGGAAGTGGAAAAAAATTTACTTGGAATAAATTATATGAATATCAACTAGATACTCTATTTTTTTTAAGTGGAGGAATTGAAATGAAAGATGTAGATAGAATTAAAAATTTTTCACATCCTAAAATGTTTGGTCTTGATATAAATAGTAAATTTGAAATTTATCCAGGAAAAAAAAACAGATCTGCAATAAATGATTTTATAAAAAAAATAAGAGAATTATGA
- a CDS encoding anthranilate synthase component II, translated as MNKILIVDNYDSFTYNLVHLVKQLTKNPVQVFRNNEIKLSDVEKYKKIILSPGPGIPDESHILKPLIKRFSSTKSILGVCLGQQAIGEVFGATLLNTKKVYHGITSSINIVDPLEILFQKLPRKIKVGRYHSWIISSHNFPDDILKITATGNQGEIMALRHKFYDVRGVQFHPESILTPYGEKIIENWLNIK; from the coding sequence ATGAATAAAATATTGATAGTGGATAACTATGATTCTTTTACATATAATCTTGTTCATCTTGTCAAACAACTAACAAAAAATCCTGTACAAGTGTTTAGAAATAACGAAATTAAACTTTCCGATGTGGAAAAATACAAAAAAATTATTTTGTCTCCAGGTCCAGGAATTCCTGATGAATCTCATATTTTAAAACCGTTAATCAAAAGGTTTTCTTCCACTAAAAGTATTTTAGGCGTTTGTTTAGGACAACAAGCTATAGGAGAAGTGTTTGGAGCTACTCTTCTTAATACAAAGAAAGTTTATCATGGAATTACCAGTTCAATAAATATTGTAGATCCTTTAGAGATTCTTTTTCAAAAACTTCCTAGAAAAATAAAAGTTGGACGTTATCATTCTTGGATTATTTCTTCACACAATTTTCCTGATGATATTCTTAAAATCACTGCTACTGGAAATCAAGGAGAAATAATGGCTTTACGTCATAAATTTTATGATGTCCGGGGTGTTCAATTTCATCCAGAATCTATTTTAACTCCATACGGAGAAAAAATTATAGAAAATTGGTTGAATATAAAATAA
- the trpC gene encoding indole-3-glycerol phosphate synthase TrpC, translating to MNLLDQIISFKRKEVTRKKEFFSRKKLENNFLFERKCISLSNKLKESNTGIIAEFKRKSPSKGVINTTVSVEKVVKDYENAGASGISILTEWNFFSGKNEDLKKAREIVSLPLLRKDFIIDEYQIIESKSIGSDVILLISEILSKKEIKNHVYIAKSIGLEVVIEIHKENEIDKITDHTDVIVGINNRNLKTFIVDPEHCLKLSSKIPNLKIAESGFSKNPKNILLLRKKGFKGFLIGEHFMKTNDPGISCKNMIKSLEVKI from the coding sequence ATGAATCTTCTTGATCAAATTATATCTTTTAAACGAAAAGAAGTTACCAGAAAAAAAGAGTTTTTTTCCCGGAAAAAATTAGAAAATAATTTTCTTTTTGAAAGAAAATGTATTTCTCTATCTAACAAACTCAAAGAAAGTAATACAGGAATTATTGCAGAATTTAAGCGTAAATCTCCTTCCAAAGGAGTCATCAACACGACCGTCTCAGTGGAAAAAGTAGTGAAAGATTATGAAAATGCTGGTGCAAGTGGAATTTCCATTCTTACTGAATGGAATTTTTTTTCTGGAAAAAACGAAGATTTGAAAAAGGCACGAGAGATTGTATCTCTTCCATTGCTTAGAAAAGATTTTATTATTGATGAATATCAAATCATAGAATCTAAATCTATAGGATCTGATGTCATTTTGTTAATATCTGAAATTCTTTCTAAAAAAGAAATAAAAAATCATGTTTATATCGCTAAAAGTATTGGGTTAGAAGTAGTTATAGAAATTCATAAAGAAAATGAAATTGATAAAATAACAGATCATACAGATGTTATAGTAGGAATTAATAACCGTAATTTAAAAACTTTTATTGTAGACCCTGAACATTGTTTAAAATTATCTTCAAAAATTCCTAATTTAAAAATCGCCGAAAGTGGGTTTTCTAAGAATCCTAAAAATATTTTATTGTTACGAAAAAAAGGATTTAAAGGATTTTTAATTGGAGAACATTTTATGAAAACAAATGATCCAGGAATAAGTTGCAAAAATATGATAAAATCATTGGAAGTTAAAATATGA
- a CDS encoding YggS family pyridoxal phosphate-dependent enzyme: protein MNPIQNRFFFIKKSIPKNIKILAVSKNKDISYIEELYKIGHRDFGENYVQEMIKKYQKLPKDIRWHMIGRIQKNKLKYITHFIYLIHSIQKIEHLQIINKEASKYNRVVNCLLQIKICEEKNKSGITDKKASNILESEEYKNMKNVKIIGFMGIASFQKSIQKIRHEFHYLNELYKSLKNQYKDFKILSMGMSKDYLIAIEHGSNLIRLGTFLFGIRDKKENFI from the coding sequence ATGAATCCTATTCAGAATCGTTTTTTTTTCATAAAAAAATCCATTCCAAAAAATATAAAAATTTTAGCAGTATCAAAAAATAAAGATATTTCTTACATAGAAGAATTATATAAAATAGGACATAGAGATTTTGGAGAAAATTATGTTCAAGAAATGATAAAAAAATATCAAAAATTGCCAAAAGATATTCGTTGGCATATGATTGGAAGAATTCAAAAAAACAAATTAAAATACATTACCCATTTTATTTATTTAATTCATAGTATTCAAAAAATTGAACACCTTCAAATCATAAATAAAGAAGCATCAAAATACAATCGAGTTGTCAATTGCTTATTACAAATAAAAATTTGTGAAGAAAAAAATAAATCCGGTATAACGGATAAGAAAGCTAGTAATATATTGGAATCTGAAGAATATAAAAATATGAAAAACGTAAAAATTATTGGTTTTATGGGGATAGCATCTTTCCAAAAATCCATTCAAAAAATACGTCATGAATTTCATTACTTAAATGAACTATACAAAAGTTTAAAAAATCAATATAAAGATTTTAAAATTCTATCTATGGGGATGAGTAAAGATTATCTAATTGCTATAGAACATGGTAGTAATCTTATTCGTTTAGGAACATTTCTTTTTGGAATTCGAGATAAAAAAGAAAATTTTATCTAA
- the trpD gene encoding anthranilate phosphoribosyltransferase yields MENILNHLFLENTLTKKEAENLFLNLSKGKINKNQAAALTIVYNMRNPTLEEIIGFRKALMKSCIQINLTEFNAIDIVGTGGDGKNTFNISTIACFIVAGAGEKVIKHGSFGSSSITGSSNVLKKLGYHFTNKEDSLKNQLEKVGICYLHAPIFHPIFNLIYPIRKELGIRTLFNTLGPLLNPGTPKNQLLGVNNLELARIYYYMYQNTKNNYAIIHSLDGYDEISLTSDIKCYTPNGERFYSIEELGKSKLNPDELKGGKNTEENTRIFISILSGNGTFAQNEVVLINATFALSLLNQESFESNYEKAKNSLKSGKAKSILKKLLNL; encoded by the coding sequence ATGGAAAATATATTAAATCATCTATTTTTAGAAAATACTTTAACAAAAAAAGAAGCTGAAAATCTTTTTCTAAACTTATCAAAAGGAAAAATAAATAAAAACCAAGCAGCAGCTCTAACAATTGTATACAATATGAGAAATCCTACTTTAGAAGAAATAATCGGATTTCGTAAAGCTTTAATGAAATCATGTATACAGATAAATTTAACAGAATTCAATGCTATTGATATTGTGGGAACAGGTGGAGATGGAAAAAATACTTTCAATATTTCAACTATAGCATGTTTTATAGTTGCGGGGGCAGGTGAAAAAGTTATTAAGCATGGAAGTTTTGGATCTTCTTCTATTACTGGATCTTCAAATGTTTTAAAAAAATTGGGATATCATTTTACCAATAAAGAAGATTCTTTAAAAAATCAACTAGAAAAAGTTGGAATTTGTTATTTACATGCTCCTATATTTCATCCTATATTCAATCTGATTTATCCGATTAGAAAAGAATTAGGAATTAGAACTCTTTTTAATACGTTGGGGCCATTGCTAAATCCGGGAACTCCTAAAAATCAATTATTAGGAGTTAATAATTTGGAATTAGCAAGAATATATTATTATATGTATCAAAATACAAAAAATAATTACGCTATCATTCACAGTTTAGATGGATATGATGAAATCTCTTTAACTAGTGACATAAAGTGTTATACTCCAAATGGAGAACGATTTTATTCTATAGAAGAATTAGGAAAAAGTAAATTAAATCCTGATGAATTAAAAGGAGGAAAAAATACAGAAGAAAATACTCGTATATTTATTAGTATTTTATCTGGAAACGGAACATTCGCTCAAAATGAAGTTGTTTTAATTAATGCAACATTCGCATTAAGTTTACTTAATCAAGAAAGCTTTGAAAGTAATTATGAAAAAGCTAAAAATTCTTTAAAAAGTGGAAAGGCAAAGAGTATTCTTAAAAAATTATTAAACTTATGA
- the trpA gene encoding tryptophan synthase subunit alpha: MNNRIHELFRTKKKNVLCIYFTAGYPDLNSTEVLIKTLQNLPVDLIEIGIPYSDPLADGMVIQNSNQISLKNGMNISFLFSQIKKIRYKMKIKTPIILMGYYNQFYKFGAENFLKKCIDSGISGLILPDLPVDLFLKKYQKLFRRYFLSIIFLVTPKTTTQRISLLSTLTDGFLYLVSSNSTTGEYLLFGKEQISFFERVHKLSQRIPKLIGFGIRDKKSFDLSCQYANGGIIGSSFIESLNKNKLEDSINKYIKSIR; this comes from the coding sequence ATGAACAATAGAATACATGAGTTATTTAGAACAAAAAAGAAAAATGTATTGTGTATCTATTTTACTGCTGGATATCCAGATTTAAATAGTACGGAAGTACTAATAAAAACTTTGCAAAATCTACCTGTAGATTTAATTGAAATAGGAATTCCTTATTCTGATCCTTTAGCGGATGGAATGGTAATACAAAATAGTAATCAAATTTCATTAAAAAATGGAATGAATATTTCTTTCTTATTTTCACAAATAAAAAAAATTAGATACAAAATGAAAATAAAAACTCCCATTATTCTTATGGGATATTATAATCAATTTTATAAATTTGGGGCGGAAAATTTTTTGAAAAAATGCATTGATTCAGGAATATCAGGATTAATTTTACCTGATTTACCAGTTGATCTTTTTTTGAAAAAATATCAAAAATTATTTAGAAGATATTTTTTATCTATAATATTTTTAGTTACACCAAAAACAACTACACAGAGAATTTCTTTGTTAAGCACTCTTACAGATGGTTTTTTATATTTAGTTTCTTCTAATTCTACTACAGGAGAATATCTGTTATTTGGAAAAGAACAGATATCTTTTTTTGAAAGAGTTCACAAATTATCTCAAAGAATTCCTAAATTAATTGGGTTTGGAATTCGAGATAAAAAATCGTTTGATTTATCATGTCAATATGCAAATGGAGGAATTATTGGAAGTTCTTTTATTGAATCATTAAATAAAAATAAATTAGAAGATAGTATTAATAAATACATAAAATCTATTAGATAA
- a CDS encoding anthranilate synthase component I family protein, which yields MFEFNFRTIQKKLLADSTTPIELYLKLRDRFPNTLLLESSNKKNNSSILCINPVSELILDKNVVRISYPNCVHKHIFINDRFDIQVLIDDFFKKFKSENSEKFYSGLYGYISYDSIQYFENIQFLSPVKESYKLPQIRFGFYGNLIIFHHFYNKMYVIEHNFSNIKKKNLSVDQLIKLVKRKKFSSFPFKSVGSRSSNITDKEYQKMVSKGIKSCLRGDVFQIVLSRQFQQKFKGDEFNVYRALRFINPSPYLFYFDYGSYKLFGASPESQLIVNNKIAYIKPIAGTVRRSGDEKKDKKLSEFLIKNSKENAEHVMLVDLARNDLSKNSSDVKIEYFKEIQSFSHVYHMVSKVSGKLEENISILKVFGDTFPAGTLSGAPKYKAMELIDKIENQHRGVYGGAIGFFGLNNCYINTAIVIRSFISKNNTLFFQAGAGIVSDSKEEKELEEVNNKLMALFKAIELAKTIE from the coding sequence ATGTTTGAATTTAATTTTAGAACTATTCAGAAAAAACTTTTAGCTGATAGTACTACACCTATAGAATTGTATTTAAAATTAAGAGATCGTTTTCCAAACACATTATTATTAGAATCTTCTAATAAGAAAAATAACTCTTCTATTCTTTGCATAAATCCAGTATCAGAACTTATTTTAGATAAAAATGTAGTCAGAATATCTTATCCAAATTGTGTTCACAAACATATTTTTATAAATGATAGATTCGATATTCAAGTTTTAATTGATGACTTTTTCAAAAAATTCAAAAGTGAAAATTCAGAAAAATTTTATTCCGGGTTATATGGGTATATATCTTACGATAGTATTCAGTATTTTGAAAATATTCAATTTCTTTCTCCTGTTAAAGAATCATATAAGTTACCACAAATACGATTTGGATTTTATGGTAACTTAATCATATTTCATCATTTTTATAATAAAATGTATGTCATTGAACATAATTTTTCTAACATAAAAAAAAAGAATCTATCTGTAGATCAATTGATAAAATTAGTTAAAAGAAAAAAATTTTCATCTTTTCCTTTTAAATCTGTGGGGAGTCGTTCTTCAAATATAACTGATAAAGAATACCAAAAAATGGTTTCCAAGGGAATAAAATCCTGTTTGCGAGGAGATGTTTTTCAAATAGTATTATCTCGTCAATTTCAACAAAAATTTAAGGGAGATGAATTTAATGTCTATCGAGCTTTACGATTTATTAATCCTTCCCCATATTTATTTTATTTTGATTATGGAAGTTACAAATTATTTGGAGCATCTCCAGAATCACAGTTAATTGTGAATAATAAAATCGCTTATATAAAACCAATAGCAGGAACTGTACGGAGATCAGGAGATGAAAAAAAAGATAAAAAATTATCTGAATTTCTTATAAAAAATTCAAAAGAAAACGCAGAACATGTTATGTTGGTAGATTTGGCAAGAAATGATTTAAGTAAAAATTCATCAGATGTAAAAATAGAGTATTTCAAAGAAATACAAAGTTTTTCTCATGTGTACCACATGGTTTCTAAAGTATCCGGAAAATTAGAAGAGAATATCTCTATTCTAAAAGTATTTGGAGATACATTTCCTGCAGGAACTCTTTCTGGAGCTCCAAAGTATAAAGCTATGGAATTAATAGATAAGATAGAGAATCAACATAGAGGAGTATATGGAGGTGCTATTGGATTTTTTGGATTAAATAATTGTTACATCAATACAGCTATTGTTATTCGTTCTTTTATCAGTAAAAATAATACTCTTTTTTTTCAAGCTGGAGCTGGAATAGTTTCTGATTCTAAAGAAGAAAAAGAATTAGAAGAAGTAAATAATAAACTTATGGCTTTATTTAAAGCTATAGAACTAGCTAAAACTATTGAGTGA